The following coding sequences are from one Humulus lupulus chromosome X, drHumLupu1.1, whole genome shotgun sequence window:
- the LOC133805398 gene encoding aspartyl protease family protein At5g10770-like, translating to MAIIITTSSSSSSSSSSSFLISCFLLLLSCVCVFGLESKESVINSHPHHYTHTLPLNSLFPASTCDSSSTVDNNEATLKVIHKHGPCSPHQAKTDHTQILQQDQYRVNSIRSRLSDNSAAPTARGGRKGRGGGTGEKKDAITLPAKSGAVLGSGNYIVTVGLGTPKKDLSLIFDTGSDITWTQCQPCAKSCYDQKEPIFDPSKSSTYSNVSCTSAECTTLKSATGNTPACSSGSSTCIYGIQYGDQSFSVGYFSKERLTLSSSAVIDNVLFGCGQNNQGLFGGSAGLLGLGRNKLSIVEQTAQKYNRYFSYCLPSTSSQTGYLTLGNAAKASDSVKYTPLSTISGGASFYGLQVLGISVGGKKLPISPSLFQSSGTIIDSGTVITRLPPTAYGAISSEFKKQMSSYPVAPALSILDTCYDLSKYKTVTIPKIAFTFGGGTTVELDSTGILYASKISQVCLAFAANGDDGDVAIFGNVQQKTLQVVYDIGGAKIGFGTRGC from the exons ATGGCCATTATTATTAccacctcttcttcttcttcttcttcttcttcttcttcatttttgataagttgttttcttttattattatcatGTGTTTGTGTTTTTGGTTTGGAATCGAAAGAGAGTGTTATTAATAGTCATCCTCATCACTATACTCATACTCTTCCACTCAACTCTCTATTTCCAGCTTCCACTTGCGACTCTTCCTCCACAG TGGACAACAATGAGGCTACATTGAAAGTGATCCACAAGCATGGACCGTGCTCCCCACACCAAGCCAAAACCGACCACACTCAAATCCTCCAACAAGACCAATACCGTGTCAACTCCATCCGATCCCGTCTTTCCGACAATTCTGCGGCCCCCACCGCTCGTGGCGGCCGCAAGGGTCGGGGCGGGGGCACGGGAGAAAAGAAGGACGCCATCACTCTCCCGGCCAAGTCAGGTGCGGTGTTGGGGTCAGGCAACTACATAGTGACGGTGGGACTCGGCACACCAAAGAAAGACCTTTCGCTCATATTCGACACGGGTAGTGACATAACTTGGACCCAATGTCAGCCTTGTGCCAAGTCGTGCTACGACCAAAAGGAACCTATCTTTGATCCCTCCAAGTCCTCTACTTACTCTAATGTTTCATGTACCTCTGCTGAGTGCACAACACTCAAATCTGCCACag GTAACACTCCAGCTTGCTCTTCTGGTTCGTCCACGTGTATTTACGGCATCCAATACGGCGACCAATCCTTCTCCGTCGGCTACTTCTCCAAAGAAAGACTAACGCTGTCATCCTCCGCCGTTATAGATAACGTCCTCTTCGGCTGTGGCCAAAACAACCAAGGCCTTTTTGGTGGTTCAGCGGGCCTATTGGGCCTGGGCCGAAACAAACTCTCCATCGTCGAACAAACGGCCCAAAAATACAACCGCTACTTCTCCTACTGCCTCCCCAGCACCTCCAGCCAAACCGGCTACCTAACCCTAGGCAACGCCGCCAAAGCTTCCGACTCCGTCAAGTACACGCCGCTCTCCACCATCTCTGGCGGAGCGTCATTCTACGGTCTTCAGGTTCTCGGCATAAGCGTAGGTGGGAAGAAGCTGCCGATTTCGCCGTCGCTCTTCCAGTCGTCCGGTACGATCATCGACTCCGGCACTGTCATCACGCGGTTGCCGCCGACGGCTTACGGCGCCATAAGCTCGGAATTCAAGAAGCAGATGAGCAGCTACCCAGTAGCTCCGGCGCTGTCGATCCTGGACACGTGTTACGATCTGAGTAAGTATAAAACTGTGACGATACCGAAGATCGCATTTACCTTCGGCGGCGGTACAACGGTGGAGCTGGACTCGACGGGGATACTCTACGCGTCGAAGATTTCTCAGGTGTGTTTGGCGTTCGCCGCCAACGGCGACGATGGTGACGTGGCAATATTTGGGAATGTTCAACAGAAGACTTTGCAGGTAGTTTATGATATAGGCGGAGCGAAAATTGGGTTTGGGACACGTGGctgttag